A stretch of Porites lutea chromosome 5, jaPorLute2.1, whole genome shotgun sequence DNA encodes these proteins:
- the LOC140938727 gene encoding high-affinity choline transporter 1-like, translating to MADINIVGVVAIVVFYLLILVVGLWAARRRKEGEEEAMLAGRSIGLFVGTFTMTATWVGGGYINGTAEVVYDTAQGLVWAQAPWGYALSLLIGGLAFAKIMRKKEYFTMLDPFQEKYGLRMGGLLYIPALLGEIFWSAAILAALGATISVVISLDRVPSVIASACIAIFYTLIGGLYSVAYTDVIQLICIFIGLWISIPFALTNSAVSDIADDSGKRWTGEWSTKFVGVWIDYALLLTFGGVPWQVYFQRVLSCKTARKAQGLSVTAAFGCILMAVPAVLIGAIGASTDWTKTDFYTPPSGNITNQTASVEFDKSLILPMVLQYLTPTAVSFVGLGAVSAAVMSSADSSILSASSMFSRNIYKLIFRQKASEKEVVWVMRFAIFGVGAAATAMALLVDSIYTLWALCSDLVYVILFPQLCCVVYLQGTNTYGSFMGYIVGLVLRIGGGEKSIGLPLFIEYPYYNKDDGQLFPFRTLAMIASFVTIVVVSYLLKFLFEREIIPLKLDFLHCFRKYELEKPEKEKNDGYPMVKRGRSGSSEL from the exons ATGGCGGACATAAACATAGTGGGTGTGGTTGCGATCGTTGTGTTTTATCTTCTTATTCTTGTTGTCGGCTTATGGGCAGCTCGTCGGCGCAAAGAAGGTGAAGAGGAAGCCATGTTGGCAGGAAGAAGTATCGGGTTGTTCGTTGGTACCTTTACCATGACAG CGACATGGGTTGGTGGAGGTTACATAAACGGCACAGCAGAAGTCGTCTATGATACTGCGCAGGGTCTGGTCTGGGCGCAGGCTCCGTGGGGTTATGCGCTGAGTCTTTTAATAG GTGGACTTGCCTTTGCCAAGATCATGCGCAAAAAAGAGTACTTCACAATGCTAGATCCATTCCAAGAGAAGTATGGACTGCGCATGGGCGGTCTTTTGTACATACCCGCATTACTAGGAGAGATTTTTTGGTCTGCAGCCATCCTAGCTGCTCTTGGTGCCACTATCAGCGTTGTTATAAGTTTGGATCGTGTTCCTTCTGTTATTGCATCGGCGTGCATCGCTATTTTCTATACACTGATTGGTGGGCTCTATTCTGTTGCCTACACTGACGTTATCCAACTTATCTGCATCTTCATCGGGCTG TGGATCAGTATCCCTTTTGCCTTAACAAACTCAGCAGTAAGCGACATTGCTGATGATTCAGGGAAGCGTTGGACTGGAGAGTGGTCTACCAAGTTTGTTGGCGTCTGGATTGATTATGCACTGTTACTG ACTTTTGGTGGTGTTCCATGGCAAGTGTACTTTCAACGTGTATTGTCATGTAAGACAGCCCGTAAAGCCCAAGGACTTTCCGTGACAGCCGCGTTTGGGTGCATTCTGATGGCTGTACCGGCAGTTCTCATTGGAGCTATAGGAGCCTCCACAG ACTGGACCAAGACTGACTTTTATACACCACCGTCTGGCAACATCACCAATCAGACTGCATCAGTGGAATTTGATAAGTCACTAATCCTTCCCATGGTGCTGCAGTACCTTACTCCAACAGCGGTCTCATTTGTGGGACTGGGTGCAGTTTCCGCCGCTGTCATGTCGTCCGCTGACTCCAGTATTTTGTCCGCCAGCTCAATGTTCTCTCGAAACATTTACAAACTGATCTTCAGACAGAAG GCCTCCGAGAAGGAAGTTGTATGGGTGATGCGCTTTGCCATATTTGGAGTAGGTGCGGCCGCTACAGCGATGGCTTTGTTAGTGGATTCAATCTACACCTTGTGGGCTCTGTGCAGTGACTTGGTTTACGTCATCCTGTTCCCACAGCTGTGCTGTGTGGTGTATCTCCAAGGCACCAATACCTATGGCTCTTTTATGGGGTACATAGTGGGGCTGGTACTTCGCattgggggaggggagaagagtaTCGGTCTACCACTGTTTATTGAGTACCCATATTACAACAAAGACGATGGACAGCTGTTTCCGTTTCGTACCTTAGCCATGATTGCATCGTTTGTAACCATCGTTGTTGTGTCGTATTTGCTTAAGTTCTTGTTTGAGAGAGAAATTATTCCTTTAAAACTAGATTTCCTGCATTGCTTCAGGAAATATGAGCTGGAGAAaccagaaaaagagaaaaacgacGGCTACCCTATGGTGAAAAGGGGAAGATCAGGGAGCTCTGAACTGTAA